A window from Xiphophorus maculatus strain JP 163 A chromosome 17, X_maculatus-5.0-male, whole genome shotgun sequence encodes these proteins:
- the LOC102222520 gene encoding fish-egg lectin-like, whose product MEGTYGNLDPNEPVYKTPTCKNRGSSSSKKRLYLEVIIFLGILNVVLLAGLIALGVYSRYLAAHLSDIKHSLTEDTNDKLSAALKANLTEMVKELQSSGGWTCSAAPQQFPAAQIDAGQGMVVMTDKNSNAFFLSGSSWSKLGSVPLKHVSVGPPGIWGVDRQNEVYKFVATDFVPTRGLELKQVDAGGQGQIVGVTISDSIHCLNANRASSIKELMNWNTMSGLLIYYSCAPTGCWGVNSEEQIYFMQMSNSCNEPVWNRIGGAAISVEVGSDRNVFVVNRDGQLFERTGISGQVPQGTGWKKIEMSVKIKHASYDLGYLWLVSETGFIVKCTK is encoded by the exons ATGGAAGGAACTTATGGGAATTTGGATCCTAATGAACCCGTTTACAAAACTCCTACATGTAAGAACAGAG GTTCAAGCAGCTCCAAGAAGAGACTTTACCTAGAAGTTATTATATTTCTGGGAATCCTGAACGTTGTACTGCTGGCTGGACTCATCGCCCTCGGCGTATACT CTCGTTACCTGGCAGCACATCTTTCCGACATCAAGCACAGCCTGACCGAGGACACCAATGACAAGCTGTCTGCCGCTCTCAAAGCGAACCTCACCGAAATGGTTAAAGAACTACAATCGTCTGGAG GTTGGACCTGCAGCGCTGCTCCGCAGCAGTTTCCTGCAGCCCAGATCGATGCTGGCCAGGGGATGGTTGTGATGACAGACAAAAACTCCAACGCCTTCTTCTTGAGTGGATCAAGTTGGTCCAAACTGGGCTCTGTGCCTCTTAAGCATGTCTCAGTGGGACCTCCAGGGATCTGGGGAGTCGACCGGCAGAATGAAGTCTATAAATTTGTAGCCACTGATTTCGTTCCTACTCGTG GTCTGGAGTTAAAGCAGGTAGATGCAGGAGGACAAGGTCAGATAGTAGGAGTTACCATCAGCGACAGCATCCACTGCCTGAATGCCAACAGAGCCTCATCCATAAAGGAGCTCATGAACTGGAACACCATGAGTGGTTTGTTGATATATTACAGCTGTGCTCCAACTGGATGCTGGGGTGTGAACTCAGAAGAACAGATCTACTTCATG CAAATGTCAAACTCCTGCAACGAGCCTGTATGGAACCGCATAGGTGGAGCGGCAATCAGTGTCGAAGTTGGGAGTGacagaaatgtctttgttgtAAATCGAGATGGACAGCTCTTCGAAAG AACTGGCATCTCTGGCCAAGTGCCACAGGGCACAGGTTGGAAGAAAATTGAAATGTCTGTGAAGATCAAACACGCCAGCTATGACCTTGGGTATCTGTGGCTTGTGAGTGAGACAGGTTTCATTGTGAAATGCACCAAGTAA
- the e2f7 gene encoding transcription factor E2F7 isoform X1, with amino-acid sequence MEVECLALKDLTSVGKSFSVPKEDGRQGEKENVCLERRRSTPLKPSESGVPVFLVSRKASTSDLAHITPIKCAGLAEPWSPTANLKVLISAASPDIRDREMKKVLFRPIENDVDQVVDSEPAVEDAEVEDPTQFEGAFEEEDAEKKPSRKEKSLGLLCQKFLALYPDDPPAHSPVWISLDEVATNLGVERRRIYDIVNVLESLTIVGRMAKNSYTWYGRQRLWSTLEVLQRRGREQGYHLQMDLPAEARRSGLSREEDGGDGDSGNAGGNRKDKSLRIMSQKFVMLFLVSKTQTVTLDAAAKVLIEESQDSSSHSKYKTKVRRLYDIANVLTSLELIRKVHVREERARKPAFRWLGPVKFSSSGKMESSLDVAQSEAAASEDFRKGKMARHSSFTVTPAAAGVQRQVSSAPSSPRHHLAGIQNHSLDYSRTTTTNGPACQLQCGGSTDSCLSVPLYAQLTHTASSSLPPASTQPCPEHLLVPSPHCLAYLPSLSHPSVVMLYKPPEQQEWAPEGQRSAKMESEDEGKRRRVSGEGEEEEEAVLKKKSKSGSETSEKIGAQSQREAAMFSETCNTSAVSWPSGQQRATESRAGNSIGENTQPSHYLYVPNSAGLNNFNFLIPAGQPAANMSLPPSSVPTMALPFVLVPSAALSHYPLVAGGVQQTQTSDNPSGLRFSLPTMMSPAAFMVGTAPHSVMEASDVSVQHLPSPVAPELGRHHVSAAGTPRSPAGPRQNVGVSTPEPSTPHTPKETTASSSKEFFQTPGTLGSVVSAVPAARKRGSAQRRLDVGHSAAP; translated from the exons ATGGAGGTGGAATGCCTGGCACTGAAAGACCTCACAAGTGTGGGGAAAAGTTTTTCTGTTCCTAAAGAAGATGGGAGACAGGGTGAAAAG GAAAACGTGTGCTTAGAGAGGAGGAGGTCCACCCCGCTGAAACCGTCAGAGTCCGGCGTTCCCGTTTTCCTGGTGAGCCGGAAGGCGTCGACCTCCGACCTGGCCCACATCACTCCCATCAAGTGTGCGGGCCTGGCCGAGCCGTGGTCGCCCACGGCCAACCTGAAGGTGCTCATCAGCGCCGCCAGCCCGGACATCAGAGACAGGGAGATGAAGAAGGTTCTGTTCAGACCTATAGAGAACGACGTGGACCAGGTGGTGGACTCAGAACCAGCGGTGGAGGATGCAGAGGTAGAAGACCCAACTCAG ttTGAAGGGGCTTTTGAGGAGGAGGATGCAGAGAAGAAGCCGAGCAGGAAGGAGAAGAGCCTGGGTCTGCTTTGCCAGAAGTTCCTGGCTCTTTACCCTGATGACCCACCAGCCCACAGCCCCGTATGGATCTCGCTGGATGAGGTCGCAACCAATCTGG GAGTGGAGCGCCGACGGATCTACGACATCGTCAACGTGCTGGAGTCGCTGACCATCGTGGGCCGGATGGCCAAGAACAGCTACACCTGGTATGGCCGACAGCGGCTGTGGAGCACGCTGGAGGTGCTGCAGCGGAGGGGCCGGGAGCAGGGCTACCACCTGCAGATGGACCTGCCCGCCGAGGCCAGGAGGTCCGGACTGAGCCGGGAGGAAGATGGAGGGGATGGAGACTCAGGAaatg CCGGGGGCAACAGAAAGGACAAATCTCTGCGCATCATGAGCCAGAAGTTTGTCATGCTCTTCCTGGTGTCCAAAACTCAAACCGTTACCCTGGACGCGGCGGCCAAGGTCCTCATCGAGGAGAGCCAGGACTCCTCGAGCCACAGCAAGTACAAAA CCAAGGTGCGGCGTCTGTATGACATCGCCAATGTGCTGACCAGCCTGGAGCTCATCAGGAAGGTTCATGTCAGAGAGGAAAGAGCCAGGAAGCCGGCCTTCAGGTGGCTGGGGCCCGTGAAATTcagcagctctggaaaaatgg aaagcTCCTTGGATGTCGCACAGAGCGAGGCCGCAGCGAGCGAGGACTTCAGGAAAGGAAAGATGGCACGCCATTCCTCCTTCACCGTCACACCTGCTGCGGCCGGCGTGCAGCGGCAGGTCAGCTCCGCCCCCAGCAGCCCGCGCCACCACCTAGCAG GTATCCAGAATCACTCTTTGGATTACTCAAGAACGACCACGACCAACGGTCCCGCGTGTCAGCTGCAGTGTGGAGGCAGCACAGA CAGTTGCCTCAGCGTGCCGCTGTACGCCCAGCTCACACACACCGCCAGCAGCTCCCTGCCCCCGGCCTCCACTCAGCCCTGCCCTGAGCACCTCCTCGTCCCCTCCCCGCACTGCCTGGCCTACCTGCCCAGCCTCTCACACCCCTCTGTCGTCATGCTCTACAAGCCGCCGGAGCAGCAAGAATGGGCGcctgaaggtcagaggtcagccaaGATGGAGTCTGAGGACGAGGGGAAGAGGAGAAGAGTGTCGGGTgaaggtgaggaggaggaggaggcggtgTTGAAAAAGAAGAGCAAATCTGGTTCAGAGACGTCTGAAAAG ATCGGAGCTCAGTCTCAAAGAGAAGCAGCAATGTTCTCAGAGACCTGCAACACTTCTGCTGTATCGTGGCCCTCTGGCCAGCAGAGGGCCACAGAGAGTCGTGCTGGCAACAGCATTGGGGAGAACACACAGCCATCACACTACCTCTACGTCCCCAACAGTGCAG GATTAAACAACTTCAACTTCCTTATCCCCGCTGGACAGCCTGCAGCCAACATGTCTCTCCCTCCCAGCAGTGTGCCCACCATGGCTCTGCCGTTCGTCCTGGTGCCTTCTGCCGCACTCTCTCACTACCCCCTGGTGGCCGGTGGCGTACAGCAGACGCAAACGTCCGATAATCCCAGCGGTCTGCGTTTCAGTCTGCCCACCATGATGTCCCCCGCCGCCTTCATGGTGGGGACGGCGCCTCATAGCGTAATGGAGGCGTCAGACGTCAGCGTGCAGCATCTTCCATCGCCGGTCGCTCCGGAACTGGGCAGGCACCATGTGTCGGCAGCGGGGACGCCGCGCTCTCCCGCAGGGCCCAGACAGAACGTCGGCGTCAGCACACCAGAACCTTCG ACTCCACATACACCCAAGGAAACCACAGCTTCCTCTTCCAAAGAGTTCTTCCAGACCCCAGGAACTCTGGGAAGTGTAGTGAGTGCCGTGCCAGCCGCGCGGAAAAGAGGCTCCGCCCAGAGGAGACTGGACGTCGGCCACTCCGCGGCGCCATGA
- the e2f7 gene encoding transcription factor E2F7 isoform X2, with protein sequence MEVECLALKDLTSVGKSFSVPKEDGRQGEKENVCLERRRSTPLKPSESGVPVFLVSRKASTSDLAHITPIKCAGLAEPWSPTANLKVLISAASPDIRDREMKKVLFRPIENDVDQVVDSEPAVEDAEVEDPTQFEGAFEEEDAEKKPSRKEKSLGLLCQKFLALYPDDPPAHSPVWISLDEVATNLGVERRRIYDIVNVLESLTIVGRMAKNSYTWYGRQRLWSTLEVLQRRGREQGYHLQMDLPAEARRSGLSREEDGGDGDSGNAGGNRKDKSLRIMSQKFVMLFLVSKTQTVTLDAAAKVLIEESQDSSSHSKYKTKVRRLYDIANVLTSLELIRKVHVREERARKPAFRWLGPVKFSSSGKMESSLDVAQSEAAASEDFRKGKMARHSSFTVTPAAAGVQRQVSSAPSSPRHHLAGIQNHSLDYSRTTTTNGPACQLQCGGSTDCLSVPLYAQLTHTASSSLPPASTQPCPEHLLVPSPHCLAYLPSLSHPSVVMLYKPPEQQEWAPEGQRSAKMESEDEGKRRRVSGEGEEEEEAVLKKKSKSGSETSEKIGAQSQREAAMFSETCNTSAVSWPSGQQRATESRAGNSIGENTQPSHYLYVPNSAGLNNFNFLIPAGQPAANMSLPPSSVPTMALPFVLVPSAALSHYPLVAGGVQQTQTSDNPSGLRFSLPTMMSPAAFMVGTAPHSVMEASDVSVQHLPSPVAPELGRHHVSAAGTPRSPAGPRQNVGVSTPEPSTPHTPKETTASSSKEFFQTPGTLGSVVSAVPAARKRGSAQRRLDVGHSAAP encoded by the exons ATGGAGGTGGAATGCCTGGCACTGAAAGACCTCACAAGTGTGGGGAAAAGTTTTTCTGTTCCTAAAGAAGATGGGAGACAGGGTGAAAAG GAAAACGTGTGCTTAGAGAGGAGGAGGTCCACCCCGCTGAAACCGTCAGAGTCCGGCGTTCCCGTTTTCCTGGTGAGCCGGAAGGCGTCGACCTCCGACCTGGCCCACATCACTCCCATCAAGTGTGCGGGCCTGGCCGAGCCGTGGTCGCCCACGGCCAACCTGAAGGTGCTCATCAGCGCCGCCAGCCCGGACATCAGAGACAGGGAGATGAAGAAGGTTCTGTTCAGACCTATAGAGAACGACGTGGACCAGGTGGTGGACTCAGAACCAGCGGTGGAGGATGCAGAGGTAGAAGACCCAACTCAG ttTGAAGGGGCTTTTGAGGAGGAGGATGCAGAGAAGAAGCCGAGCAGGAAGGAGAAGAGCCTGGGTCTGCTTTGCCAGAAGTTCCTGGCTCTTTACCCTGATGACCCACCAGCCCACAGCCCCGTATGGATCTCGCTGGATGAGGTCGCAACCAATCTGG GAGTGGAGCGCCGACGGATCTACGACATCGTCAACGTGCTGGAGTCGCTGACCATCGTGGGCCGGATGGCCAAGAACAGCTACACCTGGTATGGCCGACAGCGGCTGTGGAGCACGCTGGAGGTGCTGCAGCGGAGGGGCCGGGAGCAGGGCTACCACCTGCAGATGGACCTGCCCGCCGAGGCCAGGAGGTCCGGACTGAGCCGGGAGGAAGATGGAGGGGATGGAGACTCAGGAaatg CCGGGGGCAACAGAAAGGACAAATCTCTGCGCATCATGAGCCAGAAGTTTGTCATGCTCTTCCTGGTGTCCAAAACTCAAACCGTTACCCTGGACGCGGCGGCCAAGGTCCTCATCGAGGAGAGCCAGGACTCCTCGAGCCACAGCAAGTACAAAA CCAAGGTGCGGCGTCTGTATGACATCGCCAATGTGCTGACCAGCCTGGAGCTCATCAGGAAGGTTCATGTCAGAGAGGAAAGAGCCAGGAAGCCGGCCTTCAGGTGGCTGGGGCCCGTGAAATTcagcagctctggaaaaatgg aaagcTCCTTGGATGTCGCACAGAGCGAGGCCGCAGCGAGCGAGGACTTCAGGAAAGGAAAGATGGCACGCCATTCCTCCTTCACCGTCACACCTGCTGCGGCCGGCGTGCAGCGGCAGGTCAGCTCCGCCCCCAGCAGCCCGCGCCACCACCTAGCAG GTATCCAGAATCACTCTTTGGATTACTCAAGAACGACCACGACCAACGGTCCCGCGTGTCAGCTGCAGTGTGGAGGCAGCACAGA TTGCCTCAGCGTGCCGCTGTACGCCCAGCTCACACACACCGCCAGCAGCTCCCTGCCCCCGGCCTCCACTCAGCCCTGCCCTGAGCACCTCCTCGTCCCCTCCCCGCACTGCCTGGCCTACCTGCCCAGCCTCTCACACCCCTCTGTCGTCATGCTCTACAAGCCGCCGGAGCAGCAAGAATGGGCGcctgaaggtcagaggtcagccaaGATGGAGTCTGAGGACGAGGGGAAGAGGAGAAGAGTGTCGGGTgaaggtgaggaggaggaggaggcggtgTTGAAAAAGAAGAGCAAATCTGGTTCAGAGACGTCTGAAAAG ATCGGAGCTCAGTCTCAAAGAGAAGCAGCAATGTTCTCAGAGACCTGCAACACTTCTGCTGTATCGTGGCCCTCTGGCCAGCAGAGGGCCACAGAGAGTCGTGCTGGCAACAGCATTGGGGAGAACACACAGCCATCACACTACCTCTACGTCCCCAACAGTGCAG GATTAAACAACTTCAACTTCCTTATCCCCGCTGGACAGCCTGCAGCCAACATGTCTCTCCCTCCCAGCAGTGTGCCCACCATGGCTCTGCCGTTCGTCCTGGTGCCTTCTGCCGCACTCTCTCACTACCCCCTGGTGGCCGGTGGCGTACAGCAGACGCAAACGTCCGATAATCCCAGCGGTCTGCGTTTCAGTCTGCCCACCATGATGTCCCCCGCCGCCTTCATGGTGGGGACGGCGCCTCATAGCGTAATGGAGGCGTCAGACGTCAGCGTGCAGCATCTTCCATCGCCGGTCGCTCCGGAACTGGGCAGGCACCATGTGTCGGCAGCGGGGACGCCGCGCTCTCCCGCAGGGCCCAGACAGAACGTCGGCGTCAGCACACCAGAACCTTCG ACTCCACATACACCCAAGGAAACCACAGCTTCCTCTTCCAAAGAGTTCTTCCAGACCCCAGGAACTCTGGGAAGTGTAGTGAGTGCCGTGCCAGCCGCGCGGAAAAGAGGCTCCGCCCAGAGGAGACTGGACGTCGGCCACTCCGCGGCGCCATGA